In Sporolituus thermophilus DSM 23256, the following are encoded in one genomic region:
- the pcrA gene encoding DNA helicase PcrA encodes MRNLFDRLNEKQLEAVTHINGPLLVLAGAGSGKTRVLTCRIAYLLEQGVRPYNILAITFTNKAAAEMRERVNAMVGIQAKEVWLSTFHAFCARFLRMEIEHLAGFSRNFVIYDASDALALVKSCLKELNLDEKHFPPSGLQAAISNAKNALQDATDFAVQADNFYGQKVAEVYRLYQQKLQQNNAVDFDDLLLLAVRLLERNEEVRRRYQDKFQYILIDEYQDTNRAQYLLARLLAAKHRNICVVGDADQSIYAWRGADIRNILDFEADYPDAKVIKLEQNYRSTQTILAAANAVIENNIGRKPKALWTENPRGEPITHYLAFDERDEARFIADTIAKLHVVYRASYGHMAVLYRTNAQSRVIEEALMKNGIPYTIVGGVKFYDRKEIKDILAYLRVILNPADTVSLLRIINVPRRGIGDTTIARLTDYAVQNGISLFDVVSNPDMVPDLTARAKRPLENLAELIFNLIAVKDQLPVADLIEQVMQDSGYLAELEKEQTPQAEGRIENLRELLSVAKEFATTAAEDTLENFLAHVALVSDIDTAELADERVTLMTLHSAKGLEFPYVFLAGMEEGIFPHSRTLMDEEEIEEERRLCYVGITRAERKLYLTNARLRTIYGNTVMYPPSRFLAEIPEELFERHGGPSRQATASAVTRPMASAPFRPAPGSPAATATSRPAAREWRIGDKAQHAKWGVGTVVAVRGSGDNQEVHVAFPGQGVKQLMVKFAPLTKVE; translated from the coding sequence ATGCGAAACCTATTCGATAGATTGAACGAGAAGCAGTTAGAAGCCGTCACCCATATTAACGGGCCGCTTTTGGTGCTGGCCGGAGCGGGGTCAGGCAAGACGCGGGTCTTGACTTGCCGCATAGCCTATCTGCTTGAACAAGGTGTACGGCCGTATAATATTTTGGCGATTACCTTTACCAATAAGGCGGCCGCCGAGATGCGCGAGCGGGTCAACGCGATGGTGGGCATACAGGCCAAGGAAGTGTGGCTGAGCACTTTTCACGCCTTCTGCGCCCGTTTTTTGCGCATGGAAATCGAGCATTTGGCAGGGTTTAGCCGCAATTTTGTCATTTATGATGCGTCTGATGCCTTAGCCTTGGTAAAAAGCTGCCTGAAAGAACTCAACCTGGACGAAAAACATTTTCCGCCCTCCGGTTTGCAGGCCGCTATTTCCAATGCCAAGAACGCTCTGCAGGACGCTACAGACTTTGCCGTGCAGGCGGATAATTTTTATGGGCAAAAAGTAGCCGAGGTCTATCGCCTCTATCAGCAGAAACTGCAGCAAAACAATGCGGTTGACTTTGACGACCTGCTGCTATTGGCCGTGCGCCTGCTGGAACGAAATGAGGAGGTACGCCGCCGCTACCAGGATAAATTTCAGTATATCCTGATTGATGAGTACCAGGACACTAACCGGGCGCAGTATCTGCTCGCCCGCCTTTTGGCCGCCAAACACCGCAACATCTGCGTGGTTGGCGACGCCGACCAAAGCATTTACGCCTGGCGGGGGGCCGATATTCGCAACATCCTCGACTTTGAAGCCGATTATCCCGATGCCAAAGTTATCAAATTAGAGCAAAATTACCGTTCAACCCAGACCATTCTCGCCGCCGCCAATGCCGTTATTGAAAACAACATCGGCCGCAAACCCAAGGCGCTGTGGACGGAAAATCCCCGCGGCGAGCCGATAACCCATTACCTGGCCTTTGATGAGCGGGACGAAGCCCGGTTTATCGCTGACACCATTGCCAAGCTCCATGTGGTGTACCGGGCGTCGTACGGCCATATGGCTGTCTTGTACCGCACCAACGCCCAGTCGCGCGTCATCGAGGAAGCCTTGATGAAAAACGGCATTCCCTACACCATCGTTGGCGGCGTCAAGTTTTATGACCGCAAAGAAATCAAGGATATTCTGGCATATTTGCGCGTTATCCTGAACCCGGCCGACACAGTCAGCCTGCTGCGCATCATCAATGTGCCGCGGCGGGGCATTGGCGATACAACGATTGCCCGTCTGACCGATTATGCCGTGCAAAACGGGATTTCCCTGTTTGACGTGGTGTCCAATCCCGACATGGTGCCCGATTTGACGGCCCGGGCCAAGCGGCCGCTCGAAAATCTCGCCGAACTGATTTTTAACTTGATTGCCGTTAAAGACCAGTTGCCGGTAGCTGACTTAATTGAACAAGTGATGCAGGATTCGGGCTATCTGGCCGAACTGGAAAAAGAGCAGACGCCGCAGGCCGAAGGGCGTATCGAGAACCTGCGGGAGCTATTGTCTGTTGCCAAAGAATTTGCCACGACGGCCGCCGAAGACACCCTGGAAAACTTCCTGGCCCATGTGGCGTTGGTGTCCGATATTGATACGGCAGAACTGGCGGACGAGCGGGTAACGCTGATGACCCTCCATTCGGCCAAGGGACTGGAATTCCCTTATGTTTTTCTGGCCGGCATGGAAGAAGGGATTTTTCCGCACAGCCGCACCCTAATGGACGAAGAAGAGATCGAGGAAGAGCGGCGGCTATGCTATGTAGGCATCACGCGGGCTGAGCGCAAACTGTACCTAACCAATGCCCGACTGCGCACGATCTATGGCAACACGGTCATGTACCCCCCGTCCCGCTTCTTGGCCGAAATTCCGGAAGAACTATTCGAGCGGCATGGTGGCCCTTCGCGGCAGGCTACCGCCAGTGCAGTTACCAGGCCTATGGCGTCGGCGCCTTTTCGCCCGGCGCCGGGTAGTCCGGCAGCCACTGCCACTAGCCGCCCAGCCGCGCGGGAATGGCGGATAGGGGATAAAGCCCAGCACGCCAAGTGGGGAGTGGGGACGGTTGTGGCCGTGCGAGGCAGTGGTGACAACCAGGAAGTGCATGTTGCATTCCCCGGGCAGGGAGTGAAGCAATTGATGGTTAAATTCGCCCCCCTGACGAAAGTTGAGTAA
- the ligA gene encoding NAD-dependent DNA ligase LigA, which translates to MQAAIPATLEQAAREAEELRRQIHYHNHRYYVLDAPEISDAEFDALMRRLIAIEQVYPSLITPDSPTQRVGGAPAEGFDRTLHLTPMLSLANAFSAEDLRAFDNRVRSGLGTDRVEYVVELKIDGLAVNLVYEAGRLVRGATRGDGQYGEDVTANVRTIRSVPLVLPIANPPALLEVRGEVYMPRREFDRLNDERQAAGEALFANPRNAAAGSLRQLDPRVTARRALDIFVYATGRREGLEADTHAQTLEALAALGFKVNPYYRVFGSIEEVIDYCHSWSERRVDLPYDIDGLVIKLNSLAGQARLGATAKDPRWAIAFKFPAEQATTIVEDIFVRVGRTGVLTPTAQLRPVRLAGSTVSRATLHNEDYIRDKDIRIGDTVIIHKAGEVIPEVVSVVASRRTGRERPFVMPDRCPECGGPVVREQGEAAHKCVNSACPAMLREGLIHFVSRDAMNIEGLGPAVIGSLLDAGLVRDAADLYALRLDDLTKLDRMGPKSAQNLLQAIEASKEAGLARLLFALGIRFVGAKAASTLARHFGSIHALEKATATELMALEEIGPRIAESVAAYFADPQNIALVRKLEAAGVKVTEERPAADRQTLAGITFVLTGTLATMTRAEATELIESRGGKVSSSVSKKTNYVVAGEEAGSKLAKARELGIPVLTEDEFKKLVGDA; encoded by the coding sequence ATGCAAGCGGCTATTCCCGCCACGCTGGAACAAGCCGCCCGCGAGGCTGAAGAGCTGCGGCGGCAGATCCATTATCACAATCACCGGTATTATGTGCTTGACGCACCGGAAATCAGCGATGCCGAGTTTGATGCGCTGATGCGGCGGCTGATCGCCATCGAGCAGGTCTATCCGTCGCTTATCACGCCGGATTCGCCTACCCAGCGCGTGGGCGGCGCACCGGCCGAAGGCTTTGACCGGACTCTTCACCTGACGCCGATGCTCAGTTTGGCGAACGCTTTTTCCGCTGAAGACCTGCGGGCTTTTGACAACCGGGTCCGGAGCGGACTGGGAACAGATAGGGTGGAGTATGTCGTTGAATTAAAAATCGACGGGCTGGCGGTCAACCTTGTGTACGAAGCCGGCCGCCTGGTGCGGGGAGCAACCCGCGGCGACGGGCAGTACGGCGAAGACGTGACGGCCAATGTTCGCACCATCCGGTCCGTGCCGCTGGTATTGCCGATTGCTAATCCGCCGGCCTTACTGGAAGTGCGCGGCGAGGTCTATATGCCCCGGCGGGAATTTGACCGCCTGAATGATGAGCGGCAGGCGGCCGGCGAGGCGCTCTTTGCCAACCCGCGCAACGCGGCGGCCGGTTCGCTTCGCCAGCTGGACCCGCGCGTTACGGCCCGGCGGGCGCTCGATATTTTTGTCTACGCTACCGGCCGGCGCGAAGGTCTTGAGGCGGATACTCATGCCCAAACGCTGGAAGCGTTAGCGGCACTTGGGTTTAAGGTCAATCCCTATTACCGCGTTTTCGGCAGCATTGAGGAAGTAATCGACTACTGTCACAGCTGGAGCGAGCGGCGGGTCGACCTGCCCTATGATATTGACGGTTTGGTCATTAAACTGAACAGTCTGGCCGGCCAGGCGCGGCTCGGGGCAACGGCCAAAGACCCGCGCTGGGCCATTGCTTTCAAATTCCCGGCCGAGCAGGCGACAACCATTGTGGAGGACATCTTTGTCCGGGTAGGTCGCACCGGCGTACTGACGCCGACAGCCCAGCTCAGGCCGGTGCGGTTGGCCGGCTCGACGGTAAGCCGGGCGACGCTCCATAACGAAGACTATATCCGCGACAAAGACATCCGTATTGGCGACACCGTCATAATTCACAAGGCCGGCGAGGTCATTCCCGAAGTGGTTTCGGTAGTGGCCTCACGGCGCACCGGCAGGGAGCGGCCCTTTGTCATGCCTGACCGCTGTCCCGAATGCGGCGGCCCTGTTGTTCGCGAGCAGGGTGAAGCGGCGCACAAGTGCGTCAATTCGGCCTGTCCGGCCATGCTGCGCGAGGGTCTCATCCATTTTGTCTCTCGCGACGCGATGAATATCGAAGGGCTGGGGCCGGCCGTCATTGGCAGCCTGCTGGATGCCGGCCTGGTCCGCGATGCCGCCGACCTATATGCCCTCCGCCTTGATGATCTGACAAAACTTGACCGTATGGGGCCTAAGTCGGCGCAAAACCTGCTCCAGGCCATCGAAGCCAGCAAGGAGGCGGGCCTCGCCCGCCTGCTCTTTGCCCTGGGAATCCGTTTTGTCGGTGCCAAGGCCGCCAGCACGCTGGCCCGCCACTTTGGCAGCATCCATGCCTTGGAAAAAGCTACGGCTACGGAACTGATGGCGCTGGAGGAAATCGGCCCCAGGATTGCCGAAAGCGTCGCTGCTTATTTTGCCGACCCGCAGAACATTGCCCTGGTACGCAAACTGGAAGCGGCCGGAGTGAAAGTGACGGAAGAGCGGCCTGCGGCTGACCGGCAGACGCTGGCCGGTATCACTTTTGTCCTCACCGGGACGCTCGCGACCATGACCCGGGCCGAGGCGACGGAGCTCATCGAGAGCCGGGGCGGCAAGGTTTCCTCTTCGGTCAGCAAAAAGACCAATTATGTTGTCGCCGGCGAGGAAGCAGGCAGCAAGCTGGCTAAGGCCCGCGAGCTAGGCATTCCCGTCTTGACCGAAGACGAATTCAAAAAGCTGGTGGGCGACGCCTAA
- the gatC gene encoding Asp-tRNA(Asn)/Glu-tRNA(Gln) amidotransferase subunit GatC: protein MKITRTDVEQVALLSRLEISDQEAERFTQQLNAILEYMDVLNKVDTEGIEPTAHVLPLKNVLREDRVQPSLDRRLALSNAPEEEEGYFKVPKILEG, encoded by the coding sequence ATGAAAATTACGCGCACAGACGTTGAGCAGGTGGCGCTGTTATCCCGCCTGGAAATCAGCGACCAGGAAGCCGAGCGTTTTACGCAGCAGCTCAACGCGATCTTGGAATACATGGATGTGCTGAATAAAGTGGATACGGAGGGCATTGAGCCGACCGCTCACGTCTTGCCCCTGAAAAACGTGCTGCGCGAGGACCGGGTCCAGCCGTCCCTGGACCGCCGCCTTGCTCTGAGCAACGCCCCGGAAGAGGAAGAGGGCTACTTCAAGGTGCCCAAAATTTTGGAAGGTTAG
- the gatA gene encoding Asp-tRNA(Asn)/Glu-tRNA(Gln) amidotransferase subunit GatA, whose translation MKLYQYTAHALHEKLLKKEVSAREIAEAVFGRIDAVEGEVRAYITQTREQALDQAQKVDEKIRRGEKISPLAGLPGAIKDNICTKGVKTTCGSKILANFIPPYDATVMVKLAANDAVIAGKTNMDEFAMGSSTENSAFFPSRNPWDTAAVPGGSSGGSAAAVAAGEAIWALGSDTGGSIRQPAAYCGVVGLKPTYGLVSRFGLVAYASSLDQIGPITRDVTDCALVLSVIAGHDAHDSTSIRTEIPDYTKALVPDVKGLKIGLPKEYFVAGLDSAVEQAVRRAVDQFRAMGAEIVEVSMPHTEYALSVYYLIAPAEASSNLARYDGVGYGYRGEGNDIVSMYKRTRSEGFGAEVKRRIMLGTYALSSGYYDAYYNKALKVRTLVKRDFDRAFEQVDVLITPTAPTPAFKAGEKVNDPLAMYLQDIFTIPVNLAGVPAISLPCGFAGNMPIGLQLIGKPLGEATILRAAYAFEQNNDYHKRLAPLGEV comes from the coding sequence GTGAAACTGTATCAATATACTGCGCATGCGCTGCACGAAAAACTGCTAAAGAAAGAAGTGTCGGCCCGCGAAATTGCCGAAGCCGTTTTCGGTCGCATCGATGCGGTTGAGGGCGAAGTTCGGGCCTATATTACCCAGACGCGCGAGCAGGCCTTGGACCAGGCGCAAAAAGTGGACGAAAAAATTCGCCGGGGCGAAAAGATTAGCCCCCTTGCCGGCCTTCCCGGCGCCATAAAGGACAATATTTGCACGAAAGGCGTAAAAACGACCTGCGGCTCTAAAATATTGGCCAACTTTATCCCCCCCTACGACGCTACCGTTATGGTTAAACTAGCCGCCAACGATGCCGTTATCGCCGGCAAAACCAATATGGACGAGTTTGCCATGGGCAGTTCGACGGAAAACTCCGCCTTTTTCCCTTCCCGCAATCCATGGGATACGGCGGCTGTTCCTGGCGGCTCGAGCGGCGGGTCGGCGGCGGCCGTAGCCGCCGGTGAAGCTATTTGGGCGCTGGGTTCGGACACGGGTGGTTCGATCCGCCAGCCCGCTGCTTACTGCGGGGTAGTCGGCCTCAAACCCACCTATGGCCTGGTGTCCCGGTTTGGCCTGGTGGCTTACGCCTCATCGCTCGACCAAATCGGTCCCATCACCCGGGATGTTACTGACTGCGCGCTGGTGTTAAGCGTTATCGCCGGTCATGATGCCCATGACTCCACATCTATCCGGACGGAAATACCTGACTATACCAAGGCGCTCGTTCCCGACGTTAAAGGCCTGAAAATCGGCCTGCCGAAGGAATATTTCGTCGCCGGCCTGGACAGCGCCGTCGAACAGGCCGTGCGCCGGGCCGTCGACCAGTTCCGGGCGATGGGCGCGGAAATCGTGGAAGTTTCCATGCCCCATACCGAGTATGCCTTATCCGTTTACTACCTGATTGCCCCGGCCGAGGCCAGCTCCAACCTGGCTCGTTATGACGGCGTGGGCTACGGTTATCGCGGTGAAGGCAACGACATCGTCTCCATGTATAAACGGACCCGCAGTGAAGGGTTTGGCGCCGAAGTCAAGCGGCGGATTATGCTGGGTACCTATGCCCTCAGTTCGGGGTATTATGACGCTTACTACAATAAGGCCCTAAAAGTGCGTACGCTCGTCAAGCGGGATTTCGACCGGGCCTTTGAACAAGTTGATGTGCTGATCACGCCGACGGCGCCGACTCCGGCGTTTAAAGCGGGGGAAAAAGTCAATGACCCGCTGGCCATGTACTTGCAGGACATTTTCACCATCCCGGTCAACCTGGCCGGCGTGCCGGCCATTTCGCTGCCCTGCGGTTTTGCCGGCAACATGCCCATTGGCCTGCAGCTCATCGGCAAGCCATTGGGCGAAGCGACCATTTTGCGCGCCGCTTATGCCTTTGAGCAGAACAATGATTACCACAAGCGCTTGGCGCCGCTGGGGGAGGTTTAA
- the gatB gene encoding Asp-tRNA(Asn)/Glu-tRNA(Gln) amidotransferase subunit GatB produces MDYEIVIGLEVHTELKTNSKIFCGCSTKFGAEQNTNVCPVCLGLPGVLPVLNQKVLEFAIRTGLALNCQILPFSKFDRKNYYYPDLPKNYQISQYDLPIAVNGYLDIEVNGEVKRIGITRVHMEEDAGKLVHAGTIATADYALVDYNRTGVPLLEIVSEPDIRSPEEAKAYLEKLKAILQYIDVSDCKMEEGSLRCDANISLRPRGSTQFGTKTEIKNLNSFRAVQRGLEYEAARQAQILDEGGTIVQETRSWDETKGITLSLRSKEQAHDYRYFPDPDLVPVVVDPEWVEEIRRGLPELPDARKKRLMDSYGLSAYDAEIITASRAMADYFDKVVAHEVDPKAAANWLMGEVAKHLNAQNIDIADCPIKPQDLAGMLKLIDKGTISGKIAKTVFEEMWTSGKDAEAIVKEKGLVQITDEGAIVAVVEAVIAANPQSVADYKAGKERALGFLVGQVMKQTKGRANPELVNKLLRERL; encoded by the coding sequence ATGGATTACGAAATTGTCATTGGCCTGGAAGTTCATACCGAACTCAAAACCAATTCCAAAATCTTTTGCGGTTGCAGCACGAAATTCGGCGCCGAGCAGAATACCAATGTCTGCCCGGTCTGTCTCGGTCTCCCGGGGGTGCTGCCGGTCCTCAACCAAAAAGTACTGGAGTTCGCGATCCGCACCGGTTTGGCGCTAAATTGCCAAATCCTGCCGTTTAGCAAGTTTGACCGTAAAAATTACTATTATCCCGACCTGCCGAAAAACTATCAGATTTCCCAATATGACTTGCCTATCGCTGTCAACGGCTACCTGGACATCGAGGTGAATGGCGAAGTTAAGCGCATCGGTATTACCCGTGTACATATGGAGGAAGATGCCGGCAAGCTGGTTCATGCCGGCACCATTGCTACCGCCGATTATGCGCTGGTCGATTATAACCGTACCGGTGTCCCCTTGCTGGAAATTGTTTCCGAACCTGATATCCGCTCGCCGGAAGAGGCAAAAGCCTATCTGGAGAAACTAAAGGCCATCCTGCAGTACATCGACGTATCGGACTGCAAGATGGAAGAAGGAAGCCTCCGCTGCGATGCCAACATCTCTCTCCGGCCGCGAGGGTCCACCCAATTTGGTACCAAAACGGAAATCAAAAACCTCAATTCGTTCCGGGCGGTCCAGCGGGGGCTGGAGTATGAGGCGGCCCGGCAGGCCCAAATCCTGGATGAAGGGGGGACAATCGTCCAGGAGACCCGTTCCTGGGATGAGACAAAGGGGATTACCCTGTCCCTCCGCAGCAAGGAGCAGGCCCATGACTACCGGTACTTTCCCGACCCTGACCTGGTGCCGGTCGTGGTTGACCCCGAGTGGGTGGAAGAAATTCGCCGCGGTCTGCCCGAGCTGCCCGATGCGCGCAAGAAGCGCCTGATGGACAGCTACGGCCTTTCTGCCTATGACGCCGAGATTATTACTGCCAGCCGGGCCATGGCCGACTATTTCGATAAGGTAGTGGCCCATGAGGTAGACCCTAAGGCCGCTGCCAACTGGCTGATGGGCGAAGTGGCCAAGCACCTCAATGCCCAGAACATAGATATTGCCGATTGCCCGATCAAGCCGCAGGATTTGGCCGGAATGTTAAAATTGATCGATAAGGGTACGATTTCGGGCAAGATTGCCAAGACGGTATTCGAGGAGATGTGGACCAGCGGCAAGGACGCCGAGGCCATTGTGAAAGAGAAGGGCTTAGTTCAGATTACCGACGAGGGCGCCATCGTCGCCGTGGTCGAAGCCGTTATCGCCGCCAATCCGCAGTCGGTGGCCGACTACAAGGCGGGCAAGGAACGGGCGCTCGGCTTCTTGGTCGGACAAGTAATGAAACAGACAAAAGGCCGGGCCAATCCCGAATTGGTGAACAAATTGTTGCGCGAACGGCTGTAA
- a CDS encoding CPBP family intramembrane glutamic endopeptidase, translating into MLPEQVPWGLKEVLLVHVLRLVFGLILVRGVFPLVFAASPLVIEITDRLLVLALIGLVIHRHGAKWRDWGVSFRHGVQNGLRGLAGGAVLLGASLYSERLYVSVFFTSPVQHPLVAQVQNAATWRDLAVPLFLAALAAPVMEEGLYRLLTFPALKARFGLWGGALGSAAIFALFHFNVYWLAEMMVVGAGLALLYYWTGSLISAVVAHSFINTSKILMLYFGIPLI; encoded by the coding sequence ATGTTGCCGGAGCAGGTGCCATGGGGCTTAAAAGAGGTGCTGCTTGTCCATGTTTTGCGGCTGGTGTTCGGGCTAATCCTTGTACGGGGAGTATTTCCGCTGGTTTTTGCCGCCAGTCCGTTAGTTATTGAAATAACCGACCGATTGTTGGTGTTGGCCCTGATCGGTCTGGTTATTCACCGCCATGGTGCTAAGTGGCGCGATTGGGGCGTTTCCTTCCGGCACGGCGTGCAAAATGGCCTGCGTGGGCTGGCCGGTGGCGCCGTTTTGCTCGGCGCCAGTCTTTACAGCGAGCGCCTCTATGTTTCGGTTTTTTTTACCAGTCCGGTGCAGCACCCTTTGGTCGCGCAGGTGCAAAACGCCGCCACGTGGCGTGACTTGGCCGTCCCGCTGTTTTTGGCCGCACTGGCGGCGCCGGTCATGGAAGAAGGTTTATACCGGCTGCTGACCTTTCCGGCGTTAAAGGCCCGCTTCGGCTTATGGGGCGGAGCACTCGGCAGCGCCGCCATTTTTGCCCTCTTTCACTTCAATGTTTACTGGTTGGCGGAGATGATGGTTGTCGGCGCCGGGTTGGCCTTGTTGTATTACTGGACAGGGTCGCTAATCAGCGCCGTTGTTGCCCACTCCTTCATCAATACCAGTAAAATCCTGATGCTGTATTTCGGGATCCCACTAATATGA
- a CDS encoding Lon protease family protein, translating to MTKWQELPVEKLRFHCDESLFNFETTETVPPLDVMIGQERAVKAVEFGLFTKNPGYNIYISGLAGTGKITYAKAAVRKVASDEPVPDDWCYVNNFENPSQPLALTLPAGLGRGFCQDMQELVDNLKSGISKMFSSDDYEQAKTNIVKKFQARSAEIMETFANEAKQHGILPQWTTTGFAGVPIAEDGRPITPEEYQQLDKNKREEIEKQLMAVHEKAMEAMRLVQQVEREAREELKDLDAKAGLFAAGHLIDELKEKYKAYDKVVRYLEAVKQDVVKNINDFKPTAAEDENNPFLLFKRNIHDAKDKYRVNLLVDNRDIDGAPVVVETNPTYYNLVGRVEYETRMGVVSTDFTMIKSGALHRANGGYLILNVRDVLANIGAWEALKRVLKTKKIIIENLGEQYGAIAMASLKPQPIPVNVKVILIGNPILYHLLYAYDEDFRKLFKVYADFDVEMDNTPVNIQKLAGFIASTVRRENLKDFDRAAVARVVEYSTRLAGSQTKLTTRFSEIVELLCEADVWATQDNSPIVTAQHIERAIEEKRRRFNKYEEKLQEMFAEGKLLIDTDGEKVGQVNGLAVLAIGEYIFGKPSRITANTYLGKSGVVNIERETKMSGTSHSKGVLILSGYLGQKYAQRQPLTLTASLTFEQLYDGVDGDSASSTELYAILSSLSGLPIKQYIAVTGSVNQKGEIQPIGGATQKIEGFFAVCKIKGLTGQQGVMIPYQNINNLTLSDEVVAAVREGKFHIYPVRTIDEGIEILTGVPAGQLQPDGTYPPGTVHYLVSKKLEEYTQTLVKLGKSAEAGQDGAEKNET from the coding sequence TTGACCAAATGGCAGGAACTTCCGGTAGAAAAACTCCGTTTTCACTGCGACGAGAGTTTGTTTAACTTTGAAACTACCGAAACCGTCCCGCCGCTGGATGTGATGATTGGTCAGGAACGGGCTGTCAAAGCCGTTGAGTTTGGCCTTTTCACGAAAAATCCGGGCTATAATATTTATATTTCCGGCTTAGCGGGAACCGGCAAAATTACTTATGCCAAGGCCGCAGTGCGCAAGGTTGCGAGCGATGAGCCGGTCCCTGACGATTGGTGCTATGTCAATAATTTCGAAAACCCCAGTCAGCCGCTTGCCCTTACCCTGCCGGCCGGCTTAGGGCGGGGCTTCTGCCAGGACATGCAGGAACTGGTCGATAATCTGAAAAGCGGCATTTCCAAGATGTTTAGCAGCGACGATTACGAACAGGCGAAAACAAATATCGTCAAAAAATTCCAAGCCCGCAGCGCCGAAATTATGGAGACCTTTGCCAATGAGGCCAAGCAGCACGGTATCCTGCCGCAATGGACCACTACCGGTTTTGCCGGGGTACCCATCGCCGAAGACGGGCGACCGATAACGCCGGAGGAATATCAACAACTGGACAAAAATAAACGCGAAGAAATTGAAAAACAGCTCATGGCCGTTCATGAAAAGGCTATGGAGGCCATGCGGCTGGTACAGCAGGTGGAACGCGAAGCCCGCGAAGAACTGAAAGATTTGGACGCCAAGGCGGGCCTCTTTGCCGCCGGCCATTTGATTGACGAGCTGAAAGAAAAGTACAAGGCCTACGATAAGGTGGTTCGTTATCTTGAGGCCGTCAAACAGGATGTCGTAAAAAACATTAACGACTTTAAACCGACGGCCGCCGAAGACGAAAATAATCCCTTTCTGCTGTTTAAGCGTAATATCCATGATGCCAAAGACAAATATCGGGTCAACCTGCTTGTCGATAACCGCGACATCGACGGCGCCCCGGTGGTTGTCGAGACCAACCCGACGTATTACAACCTCGTCGGCCGGGTCGAGTATGAAACACGCATGGGTGTTGTCAGTACCGATTTCACCATGATTAAGTCGGGTGCGCTGCACCGGGCCAACGGCGGCTACCTAATCCTTAACGTTCGGGACGTATTGGCCAATATCGGCGCATGGGAAGCCTTGAAGCGGGTGTTGAAGACCAAGAAGATCATAATCGAAAACTTGGGGGAGCAGTACGGCGCCATTGCCATGGCTTCGCTTAAACCGCAGCCTATCCCGGTCAATGTGAAGGTTATTCTCATCGGCAACCCGATTCTTTATCACCTACTATACGCTTACGATGAGGACTTTCGTAAACTCTTTAAAGTATATGCCGACTTCGATGTGGAAATGGACAACACGCCGGTAAACATCCAAAAACTTGCCGGCTTTATTGCCAGCACCGTGCGGCGGGAAAATCTAAAGGATTTTGACCGGGCGGCGGTCGCCAGGGTGGTAGAATACTCAACGCGGTTGGCCGGCAGCCAAACCAAACTTACGACCCGGTTCAGCGAAATCGTGGAACTATTATGCGAGGCTGACGTCTGGGCCACCCAGGACAATAGCCCGATTGTTACGGCGCAGCACATCGAGCGCGCCATTGAGGAAAAACGGCGGCGGTTCAACAAGTACGAAGAGAAACTGCAGGAGATGTTCGCCGAGGGTAAGCTGCTGATCGACACCGACGGGGAAAAAGTCGGCCAAGTTAACGGCTTGGCGGTGCTAGCTATCGGCGAATACATATTTGGCAAGCCGTCACGCATCACGGCCAATACCTATCTTGGCAAGAGCGGTGTGGTCAACATCGAACGCGAGACCAAGATGAGCGGGACCAGTCACAGCAAAGGTGTACTGATTTTAAGCGGTTATCTCGGCCAGAAATATGCGCAGCGGCAGCCGCTGACCTTGACGGCCAGTCTAACGTTTGAGCAGCTTTATGACGGGGTGGACGGTGACAGCGCTTCCAGTACCGAGCTGTATGCCATCTTGTCCAGTCTGTCTGGGCTGCCGATCAAGCAGTATATTGCCGTTACCGGCTCGGTGAACCAGAAGGGCGAGATCCAGCCGATCGGCGGGGCGACCCAAAAAATTGAAGGCTTTTTTGCCGTGTGCAAGATTAAGGGTTTGACCGGCCAGCAGGGTGTGATGATCCCTTACCAAAATATAAACAATCTCACGCTTTCCGACGAAGTGGTTGCGGCCGTACGGGAAGGTAAATTCCATATTTACCCGGTGCGGACCATTGATGAGGGGATTGAAATTCTCACCGGTGTGCCGGCCGGACAGCTGCAGCCTGACGGCACTTATCCGCCGGGCACCGTCCACTATCTTGTCAGCAAAAAATTAGAGGAATATACCCAGACACTTGTTAAATTGGGGAAGAGTGCCGAAGCCGGGCAAGATGGAGCCGAAAAAAACGAAACCTAA